Proteins co-encoded in one Arthrobacter globiformis genomic window:
- a CDS encoding ATP-binding cassette domain-containing protein, translated as MSTTESAPLLTVDNLVVEYPSKKFRARPFRALTDISISIGQGETLGLVGESGSGKTTLGRAVLGLAPVTGGRVIFEGQDISHATRKQRRILSRDLQVVFQDPYTSLNPALEIGDILAEPLGVQGMDQADARKRVRELLDQVGLPSDAIHRLPREFSGGQRQRVAIARALALSPKLIVCDEPVSALDLSTQARVLDLFLQIQRDTGVSYLFVSHDLDVVRHISHRVAVMYHGEIVEQGPAETVTRDPEHPYTQRLLLASPVPDPDRQEQRRADRHRLLEIQRQQNEQAGVPA; from the coding sequence ATGAGCACCACGGAAAGCGCGCCGCTGCTGACGGTGGACAACCTGGTGGTCGAGTACCCCAGCAAGAAATTCCGGGCCAGGCCATTCCGGGCGCTGACGGACATCAGCATCTCCATCGGCCAGGGCGAGACCCTTGGTCTGGTGGGCGAATCCGGCTCCGGAAAGACAACCCTGGGCCGGGCTGTCCTGGGTCTCGCTCCGGTAACCGGCGGCAGGGTCATTTTCGAAGGCCAGGACATCAGCCATGCGACCCGCAAGCAGCGGCGGATCCTGAGCCGCGACCTGCAGGTGGTCTTCCAGGACCCCTACACCTCCCTGAACCCGGCCCTGGAGATCGGCGACATCCTGGCCGAACCCCTTGGGGTGCAGGGCATGGACCAGGCGGATGCCAGGAAACGCGTCAGGGAACTGCTTGACCAGGTGGGGCTGCCCTCGGACGCCATCCACCGCCTGCCGCGCGAATTCAGCGGCGGCCAGCGCCAGCGGGTCGCCATCGCCCGGGCCCTGGCACTCTCACCCAAGCTGATCGTCTGCGACGAACCCGTCAGCGCCCTGGACCTGTCCACGCAGGCGCGCGTTCTCGACCTGTTCCTGCAGATCCAGCGGGATACCGGCGTTTCGTACCTGTTCGTGTCCCATGACCTGGACGTGGTGCGGCACATCAGCCACCGCGTGGCAGTGATGTACCACGGTGAAATCGTCGAACAGGGGCCGGCCGAGACAGTTACCCGCGACCCTGAGCACCCCTACACGCAGCGGCTCCTGCTGGCATCCCCGGTGCCCGACCCGGACCGGCAGGAACAGCGCCGGGCGGACCGGCACAGGCTGCTTGAGATCCAGCGGCAGCAGAACGAACAGGCCGGTGTCCCCGCCTAG
- a CDS encoding ABC transporter substrate-binding protein, which yields MKLGPKAAAAALVFSASLALTACGGGAGAGSNGGGNASTALTLGTLRDITSWDPAQAHVGHALQPYQAAYDTLILREPDGKLSPMLATKWKYNATNTKLTVDLRTDVTFSDGAKFDAEAAKANLDHFKKANGPQMAQLASVSDVAVVDADTIDINLSATEPALEYFLSQAAGLMGSPKALGTDAIKTVPVGSGPYVMDKAASVKDSQTVFTAREGYWNKDLQKYRKLTLKILTDPTARTNALVSGQIDATLLDPKNGKQAEGAKMKLETNQVDWSGLLLLDRAGAKNPALANVKVRQAINYAFDRKTILDQVMLGQGTATSQPFGKDSGAWTEELENFYSYDPAKAKALLKEAGFENGVTLDVPTLPGAETLISVLQQQLADVGITLKPGAAITNTFTADVAAKKYTAMFYNLFQGEPTVAIDQIVSTKALYNPFKNTTPELEAKIQAVRTGGDDAGTLARDVNKYVVEQAWFAPLFRVNQMYYHNSKVEVTPQAQQAVPSIYNYSPAK from the coding sequence ATGAAGTTAGGTCCCAAGGCGGCAGCAGCCGCGCTTGTATTCAGTGCCTCGCTGGCGCTCACCGCATGTGGCGGAGGGGCCGGTGCTGGCTCAAACGGCGGCGGCAATGCCTCCACGGCGCTGACCCTGGGCACCCTCCGGGACATCACTTCCTGGGATCCCGCCCAGGCCCACGTCGGCCATGCCCTGCAGCCGTACCAAGCAGCGTACGACACCCTGATCCTGCGCGAACCGGACGGCAAGCTCAGCCCCATGCTGGCCACGAAGTGGAAGTACAACGCCACCAACACGAAGCTCACCGTGGACCTCCGGACCGACGTCACGTTCAGCGACGGCGCCAAGTTCGACGCCGAGGCAGCCAAGGCCAACCTCGACCACTTCAAGAAGGCAAATGGTCCCCAGATGGCCCAGCTGGCTTCTGTGTCCGACGTTGCCGTGGTGGACGCGGACACCATCGACATCAACCTCAGTGCCACTGAGCCCGCCCTGGAATACTTCCTGAGCCAGGCAGCTGGCCTGATGGGAAGCCCCAAGGCTCTGGGCACCGACGCCATCAAGACCGTGCCAGTGGGCTCCGGCCCGTACGTGATGGACAAGGCAGCCTCCGTGAAAGACTCACAGACCGTCTTCACTGCCCGCGAGGGCTACTGGAACAAGGACCTCCAGAAGTACCGGAAGCTAACCCTCAAGATCCTTACCGATCCCACAGCCCGCACTAACGCTTTGGTTTCCGGCCAGATCGACGCCACCCTGCTGGATCCCAAGAACGGCAAGCAGGCCGAGGGCGCCAAGATGAAGCTCGAAACCAACCAGGTTGACTGGTCCGGCCTGCTCCTCCTGGACCGCGCCGGCGCCAAGAACCCCGCCCTGGCCAATGTCAAGGTCCGCCAGGCCATCAACTATGCGTTTGACCGCAAGACCATCCTGGACCAGGTCATGCTCGGCCAGGGCACTGCCACCTCGCAGCCTTTTGGCAAGGACAGCGGTGCATGGACAGAAGAACTGGAAAACTTCTACAGCTACGACCCCGCCAAGGCCAAAGCGCTGCTGAAGGAAGCCGGCTTCGAGAACGGCGTGACTCTGGACGTCCCCACCCTTCCGGGAGCTGAAACCCTGATTTCCGTCCTTCAGCAACAACTGGCGGACGTTGGCATCACCCTGAAGCCCGGCGCCGCGATCACCAACACCTTCACCGCAGACGTTGCAGCGAAGAAGTACACGGCTATGTTCTACAACCTCTTCCAGGGCGAGCCCACGGTTGCGATTGACCAGATCGTCTCCACCAAGGCCCTGTACAACCCGTTCAAGAACACCACCCCGGAGCTCGAGGCCAAGATCCAGGCTGTGCGCACGGGTGGCGATGATGCGGGCACGCTGGCCCGGGACGTCAACAAGTACGTGGTGGAACAGGCATGGTTCGCTCCACTGTTCCGCGTAAACCAGATGTACTACCACAACTCCAAGGTTGAGGTGACGCCGCAGGCGCAGCAGGCCGTTCCGTCCATCTACAACTACTCGCCTGCCAAGTAG
- a CDS encoding ABC transporter permease: protein MIKFIAKRLGSGLVVLFVVSALTFTLLYTSSGSIARNILGDQATPEQVALKEQELGLDQPLVTRYFAWLGDALSGNLGTSWFTSEPVANSLATRIPVTMTMVFAAMILIAICAALIGVAAAVKRGWVDRVVQVGAIVGDSIPGYVIGVFLVTLLAIQLGFFPATSTISPEVGPEAWVYSMTLPVIALLINGVTGGAQQIRSAVIKQLERDYVRTLRSRGIGEREILFKHVLRSAAPAGLTVLSLQLIGMLGGVVIIEQIFALPGMGPLAVTATGQTDLPVVMGVVMYTVVVVIVVNLLVDVLNGWLNPKVRVS from the coding sequence ATGATCAAGTTCATTGCGAAACGGCTGGGCAGCGGTCTGGTGGTGTTGTTCGTAGTCTCGGCGCTCACCTTCACCCTGCTGTACACATCCAGCGGCAGCATCGCCCGCAACATCCTGGGCGACCAGGCCACCCCCGAACAGGTGGCTTTGAAGGAACAGGAGCTGGGACTCGATCAGCCCCTCGTGACCCGTTACTTCGCCTGGTTGGGCGACGCCTTGAGCGGGAACCTGGGAACCTCCTGGTTCACGTCCGAGCCGGTGGCCAACTCCCTGGCCACCCGAATCCCGGTGACCATGACCATGGTTTTCGCCGCAATGATCCTGATCGCCATCTGCGCGGCGCTGATCGGCGTTGCTGCAGCCGTCAAGCGCGGCTGGGTGGACAGGGTGGTCCAAGTGGGTGCGATCGTTGGCGACTCCATCCCGGGTTACGTGATCGGTGTGTTCCTCGTGACCCTCCTGGCCATCCAGCTGGGCTTCTTCCCGGCCACCAGCACCATTTCTCCCGAGGTGGGTCCTGAGGCCTGGGTCTACTCCATGACCCTTCCGGTCATCGCCCTGCTGATCAACGGCGTGACCGGCGGAGCACAGCAGATCCGCAGCGCCGTGATCAAGCAACTCGAGCGGGACTACGTCCGGACGCTGCGCAGCCGAGGCATCGGAGAACGTGAAATCCTCTTCAAGCACGTGCTGCGCAGTGCCGCTCCGGCAGGTCTTACTGTTTTGAGCCTGCAGCTGATCGGCATGCTGGGTGGCGTGGTGATCATCGAGCAGATTTTCGCCCTTCCAGGAATGGGCCCGCTCGCCGTCACCGCCACCGGCCAAACGGACCTTCCCGTGGTCATGGGTGTGGTGATGTACACCGTGGTGGTGGTCATCGTGGTGAACCTCCTGGTGGACGTCCTCAATGGTTGGCTCAATCCGAAAGTGCGTGTGTCATGA
- a CDS encoding dipeptide/oligopeptide/nickel ABC transporter permease/ATP-binding protein → MSDSVETAAVAAPGPSTYTGQSGTVIRSTVLRRLLRNPLGIASLVILGSIALLAILAPVLAPFEENFANITKTLAAPDSVNILGTDSAGRDNWSRLLFGAQLTLLSALLCAGVAIAIGLPAGLIAGYYAGKFEAVSNWVVSILMSLPGLIVLLTIRAAFGPSVWISMIAFGVLISPSYFRLTRTAVQSVRNELYVDAARVSGLSDLSIVARHIFSVVRAPIIIQTAAIAGVAIAIQSGLEFLGLGDPTKATWGVMLSEGFKNVYLTPTLLLWPALAMALTIGGLVLLGNAIRDALEDGEKIKHRKKRAASSATGASPTAEAAKARQSRKSVAAVDAGTEHHLVKVTNLGVGYPQADGSLKKVVDDVSFHVDRGEILGIVGESGSGKSQTAFSILGLLPDNARIVGGSIQFDGNYTVAPGEDRVSQERLSKLRGRRISYIPQEPMSNLDPAFTIGYQLVTPMVRVLGISKAEATARALKLLTDVGIVNPKRTFDAYPHEVSGGMAQRVLIAGAISCEPDLVIADEPTTALDVTVQADVLDLLRELQQRLNIGIILVTHNFGVVADLCDRVAVMQNGRLVEEGSVRDILRNPKEQYTRTLLGSMLEGKTPMSMLVSSQKEPVT, encoded by the coding sequence ATGAGCGATTCCGTAGAAACAGCCGCAGTTGCCGCTCCCGGTCCTTCCACTTACACCGGCCAGAGCGGCACCGTGATCCGTTCCACCGTTCTGCGCCGCCTCCTCAGGAACCCCCTCGGCATCGCATCCTTGGTGATCCTGGGGAGCATCGCGTTGCTGGCCATCCTTGCCCCGGTCCTGGCACCCTTCGAGGAGAACTTTGCGAACATCACCAAGACCCTGGCGGCGCCCGACTCGGTGAACATCCTGGGAACGGACAGCGCCGGACGTGACAACTGGAGCCGCCTACTCTTCGGCGCGCAACTGACGCTCCTTTCCGCGCTGCTCTGCGCCGGGGTTGCCATCGCCATCGGGCTGCCGGCAGGCCTGATCGCCGGCTATTACGCCGGCAAGTTTGAGGCAGTTTCCAACTGGGTGGTCAGCATCCTCATGAGCCTGCCAGGCCTGATCGTGCTGCTCACCATCCGCGCGGCCTTCGGTCCTTCGGTGTGGATCTCCATGATCGCGTTCGGCGTCCTTATCAGCCCGTCCTACTTCCGACTGACCCGCACTGCGGTCCAGTCGGTGCGCAATGAGCTCTACGTCGATGCCGCACGTGTCTCCGGCCTATCGGACCTGAGCATCGTCGCCCGCCACATTTTCTCCGTGGTCCGTGCTCCGATAATCATCCAGACGGCGGCGATCGCCGGGGTGGCGATCGCCATCCAGTCCGGACTCGAGTTCCTGGGGCTCGGCGATCCCACCAAGGCCACGTGGGGCGTCATGCTCTCCGAAGGCTTCAAGAACGTCTATCTGACGCCAACACTGCTCTTGTGGCCGGCCCTCGCCATGGCGCTCACCATCGGCGGCCTCGTCCTCCTCGGCAACGCCATCCGCGATGCCCTGGAAGACGGCGAGAAGATCAAGCACCGCAAGAAAAGGGCCGCGTCTTCGGCCACGGGAGCGAGCCCGACGGCGGAAGCCGCCAAGGCGCGTCAGTCGCGTAAGTCCGTGGCCGCCGTCGACGCCGGCACCGAGCACCACCTCGTCAAGGTGACCAACCTCGGCGTCGGATATCCGCAGGCGGACGGTTCCCTCAAGAAGGTGGTGGACGATGTCTCATTCCACGTGGACCGGGGCGAGATCCTGGGCATCGTCGGTGAATCTGGCTCGGGCAAGTCGCAGACCGCGTTCTCCATCCTGGGCCTGCTGCCGGACAATGCCCGGATTGTGGGCGGCTCCATCCAGTTCGACGGCAACTACACCGTTGCTCCGGGCGAGGACCGGGTCAGCCAGGAACGTCTGTCCAAACTGCGCGGCAGGAGGATCTCCTACATCCCGCAGGAACCCATGAGCAACCTGGATCCGGCCTTCACCATCGGCTACCAGCTGGTCACGCCCATGGTGCGTGTTCTCGGAATCTCCAAGGCCGAGGCGACCGCCCGCGCTCTCAAGCTGCTCACTGACGTCGGAATCGTGAACCCGAAACGGACCTTTGACGCTTACCCGCACGAGGTCTCCGGTGGCATGGCCCAGCGCGTGCTGATAGCCGGCGCCATCAGCTGCGAACCCGACCTGGTGATCGCCGACGAGCCCACCACGGCCCTGGACGTCACCGTGCAGGCCGACGTGCTGGACCTCCTGCGCGAGCTGCAGCAGCGGCTGAACATCGGCATCATCCTGGTGACCCACAACTTCGGCGTGGTCGCGGACCTCTGCGACCGGGTAGCCGTCATGCAGAACGGGCGCCTCGTAGAGGAAGGGTCCGTCCGCGACATCCTCCGTAACCCGAAAGAGCAGTACACCCGGACGTTGCTGGGGTCCATGCTCGAAGGCAAAACCCCCATGTCCATGCTTGTATCCAGCCAGAAGGAGCCGGTCACATGA